The Pochonia chlamydosporia 170 chromosome 1, whole genome shotgun sequence genome window below encodes:
- a CDS encoding defective in cullin neddylation protein 1 (similar to Cordyceps militaris CM01 XP_006673250.1) encodes MPPPSSAQQKVLTAQFVNLTGATERQATKYLKSTGYKINEAVDAFYSSGNEVKGPSPVESKLDALFDTLRDDKNDEKDKMELESTMDYLGSKLNVSLENAELFVVLEIVQAPSVGEITRQGYVEGWKKANAGTTHQEHSRYVQRLLSTLSKNPAVFKKVYRYTFVAGREGDQKSLSLENALIYWGMLFSPPGMAWKTENHDWLDLWKTFLNEKWTRSVNKDMWNMVLEFAVKTLADDSLSFWSEDGAWPSVIDDFVEWCLKKGIGKSETMDVDAA; translated from the exons ATGCCGCCCCCGTCGTCGGCACAGCAAAAAGTCCTGACTGCCCAGTTTGTGAATCTAACTGGCGCTACAGAGCGGCAAGCTACCAAG TATTTGAAATCGACTGGCTACAAGATCAATGAGGCCGTTGATGC ATTTTATTCTTCCGGAAATGAGGTGAAGGGCCCATCACCGGTCGAGTCTAAGCTCGATGCTCTTTTCGACACATTACGAG ATGACAAGAACGATGAAAAGGACAAGATGGAGCTCGAATCTACCATGGATTATTTGGGCAGCAAATTGAACGTCAGTCTAGAGAACGCAGAATTATTTGTCGTTTTGGAAATAGTTCAAGCACCCAGCGTGGGAGAAATTACACGTCAGGGATACGTCGAGGGATGGAAGAAAGCAAA TGCGGGCACGACACATCAGGAGCACTCTCGCTATGTTCAGCGCCTTCTTTCTACTTTATCAAAGAATCCCGCAGTCTTCAAAAAGGTATACCGCTATACCTTCGTGGCTGGCCGCGAGGGAGATCAAAAATCCCTTAGTTTGGAGAATGCTCTCATTTATTGGGGCATGCTATTTTCGCCTCCTGGTATGGCCTGGAAGACGGAAAACCATGACTGGTTGGACCTGTGGAAGACGTTTCTTAATGAGAAATGGACTCGATCCGTCAACAAGGACATGTGGaacatggtgttggagtttgcCGTCAAGACCCTGGCGGACGACAGCTTATCGTTCTGGAGCGAGGATGGCGCATGGCCAAGTGTAATCGATGATTTTGTCGAATGGTGTCTCAAGAAGGGTATTGGGAAGTCGGAGACCATGGACGTCGATGCCGCATAG
- a CDS encoding subunit of DNA polymerase II (similar to Cordyceps militaris CM01 XP_006673252.1) codes for MASSQSADDEKYSIDPSVPLKGVVVCCTSIPPDQRTEIAHKVAELGGVHKYDLTPDVTHLIVGDYDTPKYRHVARDRPDIKAMDAAWIEALTELWKNDEEIDFLTLEKDHQLRALEKCGAEPASPNDATTAGRQSLLICLTGFGEQRDQIAAKITANGGRYTGDLTRRCTHLVVSKPEGKKFTAAKSWKVYTVTLGWLDQSIERGLILDEDKFDPLLPVEEQGVGAWKKEDPRRSSLGKRSRSSASNSTDERGARKLRKTASMKLNSQRNNLWGDILGRSGSREDSFGNDQAASEQLQQAPQQATPEPTIRQPHQHQQLPSHQDDGVFANCVFAIHGFNEKRQTVLEDTIATLGGFVASSLREVATSRTQMEGAHRFLVVPQTSHPDSHPEMQYDNVEVVTEFYIERCLHNKQFFSPGEHVLGRPFPLFPIPGLSGLVVCSAAFTGLELNQVARSITQLGATFEEEFRRTTSVLVCRSLKAMRKEKLKYALEWGVPVVTADWLWECISTGCNAPMRDYIHPEIRDRYPTQPALAVADKKSQPQPSKAQGDATQPTAAPIPTATKPASSKPKLIGGFDVSAFEDDSPENPIVTAKNPPPERGRARHELTTSADFFTARSQPLHASSKEPDAPLAEVSCARLNKSPSPPKHTVHHPARTKSDPYPGVLTEKPSTSARGTSSPPPEKPPLHRDSHESNTTKHEETESTAKQQAKAAERQALTSKLSSLIDSAAGPPADCESGRTQAPPRPRRRQLLGRAISNASNGSSAASIDGSGPPPRQVTDSLRAAVATATNDDDDYHLDKDSQPPSTQLQYADPEAQQVKAALMNKMMGREEPKFTTSQNGGISLRAKSLRKR; via the exons ATGGCATCATCGCAAtctgctgatgatgagaagTACTCCATAGACCCTTCAGTGCCGCTCAAGGGCGTTGTTGTGTGCTGCACAAGTATTCCGCCGGATCAGAGG ACCGAAATTGCCCACAAGGTCGCTGAGCTCGGCGGTGTTCACAAATATGATCTGACTCCGGACGTAACCCACCTCATCGTCGGCGACTATGACACGCCAAAATATCGCCATGTCGCCCGTGATCGACCCGATATCAAGGCTATGGATGCCGCATGGATAGAGGCTCTGACAGAACTTTGGAAAAACGACGAAGAGATTGACTTCTTAACCCTCGAAAAGGATCATCAGCTAAGAGCGCTGGAAAAATGCGGCGCAGAACCAGCCTCCCCCAACGACGCGACCACAGCTGGCCGCCAATCATTGCTGATTTGCTTGACGGGCTTTGGAGAGCAGAGAGATCAGATTGCAGCAAAGATTACGGCCAACGGCGGGCGATATACCGGAGATTTGACAAGGAGATGTACTCACCTGGTTGTCAGCAAACCCGAAGGCAAAAAGTTTACCGCGGCCAAGTCGTGGAAAGTGTATACCGTTACGCTGGGTTGGCTGGACCAAAGTATAGAACGTGGTCTCATTCTAGACGAGGACAAGTTCGATCCGCTTCTCCCAGTCGAGGAGCAAGGTGTCGGGGCTTGGAAAAAGGAGGACCCTAGACGTTCATCACTTGGTAAAAGATCCAGGTCGTCAGCTTCCAACAGCACCGACGAAAGAGGAGCGAGGAAACTGCGCAAAACGGCAAGTATGAAACTCAATTCGCAAAGAAATAATCTCTGGGGCGATATCTTGGGCAGGTCCGGGTCAAGGGAGGACTCATTTGGGAACGACCAAGCCGCTTCTGAGCAGCTACAACAGGCACCGCAGCAAGCAACCCCAGAGCCTACGATACGTCAACctcaccagcaccaacaattgccatcccatcaagatgatggcgtttttGCCAATTGTGTGTTCGCCATTCACGGATTCAACGAGAAACGACAAACAGTCCTGGAGGACACCATTGCCACATTAGGAGGATTTGTAGCGTCGTCGCTTCGAGAAGTTGCGACCTCTCGTACACAAATGGAGGGGGCGCACCGTTTTCTCGTTGTGCCTCAGACGTCACACCCTGATTCACACCCCGAGATGCAGTATGACAATGTAGAAGTTGTCACCGAGTTCTATATTGAGAGATGTCTGCATAACAAACAATTCTTCTCTCCGGGAGAACATGTTTTGGGCAGGCCGTTCCCTCTGTTCCCAATACCAGGGCTTTCAGGCCTCGTTGTGTGCAGTGCAGCCTTTACGGGGTTAGAGCTCAACCAAGTTGCACGGAGTATCACGCAGCTGGGAGCCACGTTCGAAGAAGAGTTCAGGCGGACAACTAGCGTCTTGGTTTGCAGGTCGTTAAAGGCCATGCGTAAAGAAAAGCTCAAGTACGCTCTAGAATGGGGAGTCCCTGTCGTAACGGCAGATTGGCTGTGGGAATGTATATCAACAGGCTGCAATGCCCCGATGAGAGACTACATCCATCCGGAAATACGAGATCGTTATCCAACCCAACCGGCGCTGGCGGTAGCAGATAAGAAAAGCCAACCGCAGCCTTCAAAGGCACAAGGTGACGCTACTCAGCCGACTGCCGCCCCTATTCCAACCGCAACGAAACCTGCTTCATCCAAACCAAAACTTATCGGCGGGTTTGATGTCAGTGCCTTTGAAGACGACTCACCTGAAAACCCAATTGTCACCGCCAAAAATCCACCCCCTGAACGAGGCAGGGCCCGGCATGAACTTACCACTTCAGCAGACTTCTTCACAGCAAGAAGTCAACCACTCCATGCGTCTTCCAAAGAACCTGACGCACCATTAGCAGAAGTATCCTGCGCGAGGCTCAACAAATCGCCGTCACCACCCAAACACACAGTCCATCATCCAGCCCGTACAAAATCAGATCCGTACCCAGGAGTTCTCACCGAGAAACCCAGTACCTCCGCCCGGGGCACATCCTCTCCGCCTCCAGAAAAACCACCTCTACATCGAGACAGTCACGAATCAAACACCACAAAGCACGAAGAAACAGAATCAACCGCAAAACAACAAGCCAAAGCCGCAGAACGGCAAGCCCTCACCTCCAAACTCTCCAGCCTCATCGACTCCGCAGCCGGCCCTCCCGCCGACTGTGAATCCGGACGCACACAAGCACCTCCTCGCCCACGACGTCGCCAACTTCTCGGCCGAGCCATCAGCAATGCCTCCAACGGCAGCAGCGCAGCAAGCATAGACGGCAGCGGCCCACCGCCTCGCCAAGTAACAGACAGTCTGAGGGCCGCCGTGGCAACCGCCAcaaacgacgacgacgactaCCACCTCGACAAGGACTCGCAACCTCCCTCCACACAATTGCAGTACGCGGATCCAGAAGCCCAGCAAGTCAAGGCCGCATTGATGAATAAAATGATGGGTAGAGAGGAGCCAAAATTCACGACAAGCCAAAACGGAGGCATCTCCCTGCGAGCGAAATCATTAAGAAAGCGATGA
- a CDS encoding phytoene synthetase/ ribosomal protein S6 (similar to Metarhizium robertsii ARSEF 23 XP_007818630.2) — protein sequence MLYELIAIVRPGNLGEVREIAQTVGSLVLRNGGVVRGLSNWGVFSLPKPISVHQMKHTHGHYFVMRYDSSTKVHQDVRTTLRLEPRMIRSAHVKLGDGKLSTLSGFGEPKWRTQGSEA from the exons ATGCTCTACGAGTTAATTGCTATT GTCCGACCCGGCAACCTCGGCGAAGTAAGAGA AATCGCCCAAACCGTCGGTTCTCTCGTCCTCCGAAATGGCGGCGTCGTCCGCGGCCTCTCAAACTGGGGCGTATTCTCCCTCCCAAAGCCCATATCAGTGCACCAGATGAAGCACACACACGGCCACTACTTCGTCATGCGGTACGACTCGTCGACCAAGGTTCACCAGGATGTGCGAACGACGCTGCGGCTGGAGCCGCGCATGATTCGCTCGGCGCACGTGAAGCTCGGGGATGGCAAGTTGAGCACGTTGTCGGGATTCGGGGAGCCTAAGTGGAGGACGCAAGGGAGTGAGGCGTAA